The bacterium genome has a segment encoding these proteins:
- a CDS encoding cation:proton antiporter gives MHLSPVLSLGIIFLTGFFAFKIVGKVRLPTVTGYLILGIIIGEEFLNLVSDKVLSSSSFVSSIVLGFVAFTLGQNFSLQRFKRIGKTVILISIFESVCAWFIVTFAFYFILRQSFYVSIIFGAIASATAPAATVMVVRESGAKGLFTNILLGIVAIDDAWCLIIFSLSLAIAKVFVMRGSSGLAIVLEAVGRGVLEVGGAFALGISLGFLFKILSKLVKTEQGLEIYTLGFIFLAIGIAEHLHVSVLLSSMVLGATVVNTLKGDNRFFQVIKGLEYPLYLLFFVLAGANLELESLKHLGIFSVVYLFARVLGKVLGARLGALLGRAPKNIQKYVGFGLIPQAGVALGVALIAKSDFPAYGAIIFDTIVSTTVLYEIFGPIVTKWALLKAGDISLSHEASGA, from the coding sequence ATGCATCTAAGCCCCGTATTAAGTTTAGGTATTATATTTCTTACAGGTTTCTTTGCCTTTAAAATAGTAGGAAAAGTAAGGCTTCCCACAGTTACAGGATATCTCATTCTCGGGATAATTATTGGAGAAGAGTTTCTGAATCTTGTGTCAGATAAAGTTCTATCTTCCTCCTCATTTGTCTCATCAATTGTCTTGGGGTTTGTGGCATTTACTTTGGGTCAAAATTTTTCTCTGCAAAGGTTTAAAAGGATTGGGAAAACCGTGATATTAATTTCCATTTTTGAGTCAGTATGTGCGTGGTTCATTGTGACCTTTGCCTTTTACTTTATTTTGAGGCAGTCTTTTTATGTCTCAATAATATTTGGTGCGATAGCATCTGCTACAGCTCCTGCTGCAACCGTAATGGTTGTGAGAGAATCCGGAGCCAAAGGACTTTTTACGAATATACTGCTTGGCATTGTGGCTATTGATGATGCCTGGTGTCTCATTATTTTTTCTCTTTCTCTTGCGATTGCAAAAGTTTTTGTGATGCGTGGAAGCAGTGGACTTGCGATAGTGCTTGAAGCAGTGGGACGTGGTGTTCTTGAAGTAGGTGGTGCCTTTGCCCTTGGGATATCCCTTGGCTTCTTGTTTAAGATCCTTTCAAAGTTAGTTAAAACGGAGCAGGGACTTGAGATTTACACACTTGGCTTTATTTTCCTTGCTATTGGAATAGCCGAGCATCTTCACGTATCCGTCCTTCTTTCCAGTATGGTTCTGGGCGCTACTGTTGTGAATACTTTGAAGGGAGATAATAGGTTCTTTCAGGTTATTAAGGGCCTGGAATACCCCCTTTACCTTCTCTTTTTTGTTCTCGCAGGCGCCAACTTAGAGCTTGAGTCTTTGAAGCATCTTGGTATATTTAGCGTTGTTTACCTTTTTGCAAGAGTGCTTGGCAAGGTCCTGGGGGCCAGATTAGGGGCACTACTTGGAAGGGCACCCAAGAATATCCAAAAGTACGTGGGTTTTGGACTAATTCCCCAGGCAGGAGTGGCTCTTGGTGTGGCGCTTATAGCAAAAAGTGATTTTCCAGCTTACGGAGCGATAATTTTTGATACCATTGTTAGTACAACCGTACTTTATGAAATCTTTGGTCCTATTGTCACTAAGTGGGCATTGTTAAAGGCCGGAGATATAAGCCTGTCTCACGAAGCTTCGGGTGCTTAA